Proteins from a genomic interval of Musa acuminata AAA Group cultivar baxijiao chromosome BXJ1-9, Cavendish_Baxijiao_AAA, whole genome shotgun sequence:
- the LOC135594262 gene encoding ethylene-responsive transcription factor ERF017-like — MTEREGGVPAAGERRYKGVRLRKWGRWVSEIRLPNSRKRIWLGSYDSPEKAARAFDAAAACLRGRLTRLNFPETPPPRTAQRLTHQQIQAAAARHAASASTPPQLWHPRAASSPSEDASDGFTAGSEDTLDWSFMDSQEAAAALAGAGEFPDLMDDFMCDFFSPVQMTAPLAEVVEDQCAIDLGSNSFLWSF, encoded by the coding sequence ATGACGGAGCGCGAAGGCGGCGTGCCGGCGGCGGGGGAGAGGCGGTACAAAGGGGTGCGGCTGCGGAAATGGGGGCGGTGGGTGTCGGAGATCCGGCTGCCCAACAGCCGCAAGCGGATATGGCTCGGGTCATACGACTCACCCGAGAAGGCGGCCCGGGCCTTCGACGCCGCCGCCGCGTGCCTCCGCGGCCGCCTCACGCGGCTCAACTTCCCCGAGACGCCCCCGCCCCGGACGGCCCAGCGGCTCACACACCAGCAGATCCAGGCCGCCGCCGCCCGCCACGCGGCCTCCGCGTCCACGCCGCCGCAGCTGTGGCATCCCCGCGCCGCGAGCTCCCCGTCGGAGGATGCCTCGGACGGGTTCACGGCCGGGAGCGAGGACACGCTCGACTGGTCGTTCATGGACTCGCAGGAGGCGGCAGCGGCGCTGGCGGGAGCCGGAGAGTTCCCGGACTTGATGGACGACTTCATGTGCGACTTCTTCTCGCCGGTGCAGATGACGGCGCCACTGGCGGAAGTGGTGGAGGATCAGTGCGCCATAGATTTGGGTTCGAATTCTTTTCTGTGGAGCTTCTGA
- the LOC135594261 gene encoding dormancy-associated protein homolog 3-like isoform X1, protein MGLLDQLWDDTVAGPPPVGKLRKYNSFSPSSSAAASSAAAAAGGVAQVTRSITILRTASSSAATSPRSPSSPASAPDSPLAPPGPWGDWKRLRRKPVPVAEGAGMAEPRTPTVYDWATGTQKTVFLRLRNCNYRKKHGLQGGDKFSRQMKVRWGRKLARKAKRRRRQSQTRSCRHLCLYLDLCI, encoded by the exons ATGGGTCTTCTCGACCAACTGTGGGACGACACCGTCGCCGGGCCTCCGCCCGTCGGCAAGCTCCGCAAGTACAACTCCTTTTCCCCTTCATCCTCCGCTGCTGCttcttccgccgccgccgccgctggcgGCGTTGCTCAGGTCACCCGCAGCATCACCATCCTGCGCACCGCGtcctcctccgccgccacctCTCCCCGCTCTCCCTCCTCGCCGGCCAGCGCCCCGGACTCCCCCCTCGCGC CGCCGGGGCCGTGGGGAGACTGGAAGCGGTTGCGGAGAAAACCGGTGCCGGTGGCTGAGGGAGCGGGGATGGCCGAGCCGAGAACCCCCACCGTCTATGACTG GGCCACTGGAACGCAAAAGACTGTCTTTTTACGCTTGCGCAATTGTAATTACCGGAAGAAACATGGTTTGCAGGGTGGTGATAAGTTCTCTAGACAGATGAAAGTGAGATGGGGGAGAAAGCTTGCTAGGAAAGctaagagaagaagaagacagtCGCAGACAAGGAGTTGCCGTCACCTTTGTTTGTATCTTGATCTGTGCATATGA
- the LOC103997917 gene encoding auxin-responsive protein SAUR76-like, which translates to MAKSGKLNKLKCMIKRWHSSNKITRSAGGRGGSSDSSSRSATSFQGDEVQPGLHTVYVGKSRRRYLIRSDLAGHPLFRVLVERSGGSAADDSGTVVDCEVVLFEHLLWMLENADPQPESLDEMVDFYSCC; encoded by the coding sequence ATGGCCAAGAGCGGGAAGCTGAACAAGCTCAAGTGCATGATAAAGCGTTGGCATTCTTCGAACAAGATCACGCGCTCGGCCGGAGGCAGAGGCGGCAGCAGCGACTCGTCCTCCCGGTCAGCGACGTCGTTCCAAGGCGACGAGGTCCAGCCCGGGCTCCACACAGTCTACGTCGGCAAGTCCCGCCGGCGGTACCTCATCCGCTCTGACCTGGCCGGCCACCCGCTCTTCCGGGTCCTGGTGGAGAGGTCGGGTGGGTCCGCCGCGGACGACTCCGGGACGGTGGTGGACTGCGAGGTGGTGCTCTTCGAACACTTGTTGTGGATGCTGGAGAACGCCGACCCGCAGCCCGAGTCGCTAGACGAGATGGTAGACTTCTATTCCTGCTGTTGA
- the LOC135594526 gene encoding uncharacterized protein LOC135594526, which yields MDVLDVPPLEAVAFRLYSLPGAAAGSVWAWAAVLAAALGLWGIRIVGTKSDASPLSHSAPRSSSPPQPAIPGPAVPAEPAKPQAEPTNREDYRPIARPTGCRVEEASATKARFTAYYHGASCNGCGAVEEDECHEGEDGGARGVECGVAAPWNQGWRWEGLTVRRRWDLGWYRYQDMTALNGSVVRLWDGADGGLTARRRPPQNPI from the coding sequence ATGGACGTGCTCGATGTGCCGCCACTCGAGGCGGTGGCGTTCCGCCTCTACTCCCTCCCCGGCGCCGCCGCAGGCTCGGTGTGGGCGTGGGCCGCCGTCCTCGCCGCGGCGCTCGGCCTATGGGGCATCAGAATCGTCGGAACCAAGTCTGACGCCTCCCCCCTCTCCCACTCGGCTCCCCGCTCCTCTTCCCCCCCGCAGCCTGCCATCCCCGGTCCCGCCGTCCCCGCGGAGCCGGCCAAGCCGCAGGCGGAGCCGACCAATCGCGAGGACTACAGGCCGATCGCGCGGCCTACCGGATGCCGCGTGGAGGAAGCCAGCGCGACCAAGGCCCGGTTCACGGCCTACTACCACGGCGCCTCCTGCAACGGCTGCGGCGCGGTGGAGGAGGACGAATGCCACGAGGGGGAGGATGGCGGCGCTCGCGGCGTCGAGTGCGGTGTAGCGGCGCCATGGAATCAAGGGTGGCGGTGGGAGGGGCTGACGGTGCGGCGGCGGTGGGACTTGGGATGGTATCGTTACCAGGATATGACGGCGCTTAACGGAAGCGTGGTGAGGTTGTGGGATGGGGCAGACGGCGGCTTGACGGCGAGGCGACGGCCGCCGCAAAATCCAATTTAG
- the LOC135593098 gene encoding protein TIFY 10a-like, with protein sequence MADQKMGNNKGEKSNFSLTCSLLSQYLKEKNGFGGLGLEMAAAKPLDQQAKGKSRAPTTMSLLPGADVSGDDQTQNNEDENPLKSMDLFPRNSGFDSGLLAKEESGKTPEIKRQTEKGQLTIFYGGKVLVFDDFPAEKAKDLMRMASKENISSQNFSFSTPHPAAAGADCPPKPDPISPADSLAKATASDMPIARKNSLHRFLEKRKDRINTKAPYQVHGSSAATNEAKPESSQSWLNLGRQVPQAEHGSETSKQHMYRCEGKLV encoded by the exons atGGCAGATCAGAAGATGGGAAACAACAAGGGGGAGAAGTCCAACTTCTCGCTCACATGCAGCCTCTTGAGCCAGTACTTGAAGGAGAAGAACGGCTTCGGTGGCCTTGGCCTTGAGATGGCGGCCGCTAAGCCTCTTGATCAACAAGCCAAAG GTAAATCTCGGGCGCCCACAACCATGAGCCTGTTGCCGGGGGCGGATGTGTCGGGAGATGACCAAACTCAGAACAACGAAGACGAGAACCCTCTCAAATCCATGGATCTCTTCCCCCGGAACTCTGGCTTTGACTCGGGTCTTCTGGCCAAAGAGGAATCGGGCAAGACCCCGGAGATTAA GCGACAGACGGAGAAGGGCCAGCTGACGATCTTTTACGGGGGGAAGGTGCTGGTCTTCGACGACTTCCCGGCCGAGAAAGCCAAGGATCTGATGCGGATGGCGAGCAAAGAGAACATCTCATCTCAAAACTTCAGCTTCTCCACCCCCCACCCCGCCGCTGCCGGAGCCGACTGCCCCCCCAAGCCTGACCCCATCTCACCGGCCGATAGCCTCGCCAAGGCCACCGCTTCTG ATATGCCCATAGCGAGGAAGAACTCCCTCCATAGGTTCCTCGAGAAGAGGAAGGACCG AATCAACACCAAGGCGCCGTATCAAGTCCATGGCTCGTCGGCGGCCACCAACGAGGCCAAGCCAGAGTCCAGCCAGTCCTGGCTCAACTTAGGCCGACAAGTCCCGCAGGCAGAGCACGGTTCGGAGACCAGCAAACAGCACATGTATCGGTGTGAAGGGAAGCTCGTCTGA
- the LOC135593095 gene encoding trihelix transcription factor ENAP2-like, whose protein sequence is MEDDDDALSPSRSQSQSASRSPSTTSSPPPVSVVPLSSDPSPHVRNGRVAEPVTVAAPPYHALALALSTQQQRPSPAAVVGGGGGGGGGGREDCWSEGATSTLIDAWGERFLELSRGNLKQKHWQEVADAVTSRDGYTKTPKTDVQCKNRIDTLKKKYKIEKSKISASDSSTTSSWPFFHRLDLLLGPNHKPTGALPPSSTKIPAGIPIRPPARLTQLIPQRHRSSHPALNKARSLPPSVSSKSADSSADSSDGFPPPPPKEANGKRQRQEPEEGEGEEEEEEGRTAGLRELTRAILRFGEVYERVESSKLRQAMEMEKQRMEFTRELELQRLEFLMKTQMELSQLKSHHHHHGSSSNSRKKRMDVAGGGSNHHNHHDTNNNNNSIDNSDNNG, encoded by the coding sequence atggaggacgacgacgacgccCTGTCCCCGTCGCGTTCGCAGTCCCAATCCGCCTCCAGATCCCCGTCGACGACGTCGTCACCACCCCCTGTCTCCGTGGTGCCCCTCTCCTCAGACCCCTCGCCCCACGTACGCAACGGCCGCGTCGCGGAGCCCGTCACCGTCGCCGCGCCGCCGTACCATGCCCTCGCCCTTGCCCTCTCCACACAGCAGCAGCGCCCCTCCCCCGCCGCCGtagtaggaggaggaggcggcggcggcggcggcgggcgcGAGGACTGCTGGAGCGAGGGCGCCACCTCCACCCTGATCGACGCGTGGGGGGAGCGCTTCCTGGAGCTCAGCCGTGGGAACCTCAAGCAAAAGCACTGGCAGGAGGTCGCCGACGCCGTCACCAGCCGCGACGGCTACACCAAGACCCCCAAGACCGACGTGCAGTGCAAGAACCGCATCGACACCCTCAAGAAGAAGTACaagatcgagaagtccaagatctCGGCCTCCGACAGCTCTACCACCTCCTCCTGGCCTTTCTTCCACCGCCTCGACCTCCTCCTCGGTCCCAACCACAAGCCCACCGGCGCCCTGCCGCCCTCCAGCACCAAGATACCCGCTGGCATCCCCATCCGGCCCCCGGCCCGCCTCACCCAGCTCATCCCGCAGCGGCACCGGTCCAGCCACCCGGCCCTCAACAAGGCGAGGTCGTTGCCGCCATCGGTGTCCTCCAAATCAGCGGACTCGTCCGCGGACTCTTCCGACGGTTTCCCGCCGCCACCGCCGAAGGAAGCCAACGGCAAGAGGCAGCGCCAAGAGCCAGAggagggagagggggaggaggaggaggaggaagggaggaCGGCGGGCCTGCGGGAGCTTACGCGGGCGATACTGCGGTTCGGGGAGGTGTACGAGCGGGTGGAGAGCTCGAAGCTGCGGCAGGCAATGGAGATGGAGAAGCAGCGAATGGAGTTCACGAGAGAGCTGGAGCTGCAGAGGCtggagtttttgatgaagacgCAGATGGAGCTGTCGCAGCTGAagagccaccaccaccaccatggtAGTAGTAGCAACAGTAGGAAGAAAAGGATGGATGTTGCAGGTGGCGGCAGCAACCACCACAATCACCATGataccaacaacaacaacaatagcatCGACAACAGTGACAACAATGGCTAG
- the LOC135594261 gene encoding dormancy-associated protein homolog 4-like isoform X2, producing MGLLDQLWDDTVAGPPPVGKLRKYNSFSPSSSAAASSAAAAAGGVAQVTRSITILRTASSSAATSPRSPSSPASAPDSPLAPPGPWGDWKRLRRKPVPVAEGAGMAEPRTPTVYDWVVISSLDR from the exons ATGGGTCTTCTCGACCAACTGTGGGACGACACCGTCGCCGGGCCTCCGCCCGTCGGCAAGCTCCGCAAGTACAACTCCTTTTCCCCTTCATCCTCCGCTGCTGCttcttccgccgccgccgccgctggcgGCGTTGCTCAGGTCACCCGCAGCATCACCATCCTGCGCACCGCGtcctcctccgccgccacctCTCCCCGCTCTCCCTCCTCGCCGGCCAGCGCCCCGGACTCCCCCCTCGCGC CGCCGGGGCCGTGGGGAGACTGGAAGCGGTTGCGGAGAAAACCGGTGCCGGTGGCTGAGGGAGCGGGGATGGCCGAGCCGAGAACCCCCACCGTCTATGACTG GGTGGTGATAAGTTCTCTAGACAGATGA